ACACAAACCGCCGAGACTCCAAGGGCCCTGGACGAGTTTCAGCAGCGATATTACGAGGACTGGGCAACACGTCTTCCGCACATCGTCGCGTACGCTATTGAAACTTCGACCGATCAGTCACGAATGCAACAACTACTTGTTCGCGCCATGTTGATGTCGATAAACGCTGGAATCGTAAGTCCGATTCAGCGATTGCTTGCTTCAAAATGGCGAGGCGATATTCTCGAAGGGACGAAGACTTGGCGCGAGAACCTTATTGATCTTGTGCCCGTTTCTGAACCCTGGGTTGGAGCGCGGATTCGGGCGACATCTGCCGCGATTTCGAGAGTTCTTGGCCCAAGGACCAATGCGGCTGGCTCCGCCGAACCGGTTCCCACCGAGGTACCTGCCTCGACTTAGTCCGTCCTGCAAAAAACCGGACGAGTTTCGCGCATTGTTCGGTAAAAAGGAGGTTGGCTGTACGCTGAGGTCGGCGAGCGCGTGCTGGTCGAACCTCATTGAGATCTGGGCGATCTCAAAACAGCCCGATTTGGGCTTCGGCATTTGCCCGGCAGACTTGGCGTTCTTGGCCAGTTGCTTCTTCCGATTGAGTGTCCAAACAAAGCTCTTGCAGCTTGCGGGCCTCGTCGTCGGTCAACTCACGGAGCAAGAACTCATCGCCAATTCGCCATGCCAAGAGGTACGGCGCGCCGATTCCTTCCTCGCAGCAACAGCCTTCGCGGATTACGTGGGCCGGGCGGATATCCAGCACTGCACTCCACAAATCCGCGTCGACTGAAACCAATCGGCCGGCGGGAATCTCAAAATCGTCGCTCGTGGCCCATTCGTCCGACCACGGAGTGCGAGGACCTTGGGAACACGCCCGCTCGAAGGCTCGAAGCCGGCCGGCTGCCGAAAGCAGCGAATCGTCGGGCGCGTGGGTCGGGGGCGATGATAGTTGCGACTCCCCTACCTCCTCGAAGCGGTCGTCCACTTCCGACAATGCGGAAACAGTCGGCGACTCGGCGACCGTTGCGTTTCGGACCTGCCATTCAATTTCACAGCGGAGATCGTCCACCGCCGAGACGAGAACTTTGATCTCGTCAGTGATCGACTCAATCGCCGCCAGCAAATCGTCGAGGTTTGCACGCCGTTTGGCGGTCATGGCTCACCTCCGGACCTTAGCAGTTTCATAACAGCCTTCCTTTCTGCGTAGCTCGAAAACCGAGTGCAAAACCGTGATGCACACGCCACCGGTCTCGAAGGTCCGCCGCGTGCGGCGGACCTCGGAGACAGTGTGCAGTTGAGAACTACCCGAAGCAGAAAGCTTCAAAGAACTCGGATCGCCGTTCAGGCGGTCCGGTTTTAATCAACGGCTCTCACCTGCCTTCGTCGGCCTGTCATCGTCGGGGCCCGCCCCGTGAGGCCGGAGGCCCTTGGCCCCGACGAGGATGGGACGACGAAGGCGTGTGCCGCCCTCAGGCGTGTCCACACTCGCCCTCGCCGTCGCACAATCCACGCCAACACCTGCCTTTGTTGGTCCGATTCCGAGGGGTCTCGTCCGCCGCCCGGTCGTCGCGATCGAAGATCGCCTCAGCCTTGGGAGAACGCACGTGCGGCAAGAAAAGCCCGCTCCTTTCCAGCGGGCCGGGGGTGGAATCGAAAACCGTGGACAACGAACCTTCAATCTTTCCGCACTGGCGGCGCGTCGGGCACGAACTGTACGTCCTCGTCATCGAAATCGAACGTGCAGTCGCAGTTGTCGCAGCCGACGACATTCCACGGGTCGGTCCGGTCCTTCCCGACGGCCTCGTCGGGAATCTCGACCGGATCTCCGCACCGCGGGCACTGCACAAAGTACATGGTACTCCTCGTCTGCGACCGATGGTCGCGGCAAGAGACTGGAAACGAACAGTCATCCAAAGAGAGAGGTTCGGCGGTGCAAAAGCCTTTGACAAGAACCTCTCTGATCCAGCGGAGCAGCATCATCGGCTAGTAGGGCAGGTCATGCTCCTGCTGGCCGCTCGACTGCTGCCCGTTCGCCGGATGACTTTGCTGGAAGATCCAAGTGTGCGCCAGATCGGCGACCTTGATCACCATCGGCAAGTCATCGCGACCGAAGCTGTCGCTGGTCTTCCACTGCTCGCCATCACGGTAAATCCGCTGGATGGTGACGTAGTGGCGGACGCCGCTTTGGGTCTCGTTCGCCCAAATGGCGGCCTTGATGCGTCCCAGCCGCACTTCATGGACTGGTTTATTGCCGTTCGACATAGCTACGTTCTCCTTTCATCAAAAAGTTACAAACAAACAACGAAACAAACGAACCGTCACGCAGCCAATGCCAACAAGGCACTGGCCTTCTAGTCGAAGTCCAAGCGATCACCGGCGTATTTGATTTCGCCGGAGAGTCGCGTGAGGGCATCGACCAGGCTGAAGATCGTGAACCGGCCGCGTTGCCGGGCGATCTCCAGGGCTTGCTTGGCCAAGGCCCGGTTGATGCCGTGGCCGGCCAACGCTTTGAGGACCTCGTCCGCGTCTTCGCCCAGCGACTCTTTCATCGACTTGGCGACGACCTTGACGAAGGCATCCTTCCGCTCATCCCGCTTCTGCACGAGGGCTTCCACCAGCCGCCGCATCTCATCGAGCGACGCGGTAACGCTGGCCGTGTGTTTGCGGGAAAATTCCACGACTTCGACGGCATCCCACACGATGTGGTTCTGACACACCGCTTGGAGCCAGAAAGTCTGCACTCCAAACGACCGGCGTCCGACCTCCGAGTTCCAGACGAAGAAGCCGGGGGCGAACGCCTCGTCCTCGATCTCGGTCCAGCCCAAGGGGTCGATGAGGAAGCAGAAGAGATCCTGCTCCCCCGCGTACAATCCTGTCGCTCCGTTGAACGCCTTCTGCGGCGGCTCGAAGCCGACTGCTGTCTCACGAAGCATTTGAATCACATCGGCGTCATGGAGCCGCGTGTATCCGCTTCCGTGAATGGAGCGGATTAGGTCCCCTTGCGTGAAAAGCTGGAGCGGCCGATTGGACCGCGGCAGCGTTTCCGAGAAGACCTGGCAGGCCGTTTCCGGCCGGAGCCGATTCACGGTATCCTTAGCGACTCCCGCCAACCGACAGAGTTGGCCGAAGCTCCAGTCGTTCATCAGGCAGGCACCATCGGTGCCGACCGCCAGAGACAACTGGCCCGAGCTTCCGACGACAGCGTTAAAATTCGCCGGCGCCTCCCAGCGATCCTGGGATTTTTCCTTTTGCCGTTGGCAGTAGGCCGCCAACTCGTCCAACGACTCGAAGCACTCGTCCGGCGTCCGCCGGAAGAGTTCTTGATTCGCCCGCAGCAGATTCGTCATGCGATTTCTCCTTTCAAGTCGAACAGTTACGAAATTCGATCAACCTTGGGCAGCGGTCCCACGTGGAACACTGCCGAAAAACCTTGATGCACCACCGACCTCTCGGGGCGGGGCCGCATATTTCGCGTCCTCGCCGCGATCGGTCGGCAATCGTCCCTCTACCCTTGGCCCCCTGCGAAAGAGCGTCTACCAATGAGATATGGCGGCTGGTGGCGCGGCGATGCATAACAAAGCGAACACCGACGAGCCTGAGCAGCGGTCGGTCCTAAGCGGGCGATCCCACTTGGAAATCGCCGGCGTTCGCACGGTGATACGGCGATGCCTACGCAGCCAATCGAAGGATGCTACAGACCTCGTCCGGGCTGCGTCGTTCATCTCCTGAGAACGCGAGGATGTTTGGCAGCGGGCGGAACTTGGCAAAAGCTCCGCAGCGGCCGCTGAGCACGACGAGCTTACAGTGGGGCGCTTGCTTCATAACCTGCTCGATGGCAAAGCCAGCAGTTGCCGAGGAGTAGATCGGGGCGTAAGGATACTGGCGGAGCCGTTCGCCGAATGAACAGAGTTCGAGCCACGGGGGCACAGCCGTCAAGAGAACGACCCGGGGGAAATGCTTGACGGCTTTGCACAGCACGTGGAACAGGCGATCGACCGCTTCGTCGGCCAAGCCGTCGAGGTTGCTCCGGGCGAGGAATTGATCGGGACGCGAGGTCGAGCCGAGTGTGTCGCGGTCGGTGTCGTCGTGGACGGAAGGATCGTCCATGCCATAGCGGCTGTCAGCCCAGCCATCGTGGCCCACCAAAGCGAGAGATTTGCTGAGCGGGAGCGGCTCGTCGTCAGCGCCTAGGTAGTGCAGATACTGGGAGCGTGTGCAAAGTCGCTTGATGGGCTGCTGGAAATCCGCGATGGACTTGTGCGCGAATCCAGGCTCGCGAACGGTGAATAGGAGGGGGCAGGGATGTGATTCGTCCCTGAGTTGCTCAGAAGCGGCAACGAGTCGCGAGATTTCGGCGAGAGTGCCCTCGGTCAGGACAGCGTCGATGCGGTCGCGGATGGCGAGCCGGACAAAGTCTCCGTAGGGAAGTCCGGTCTGTCCGCTGTAAGCAGGCGAACTCATGTGGGCGTCGGTCAGCCAAGCGAGTCGTAGCGAAGTGTCGTTCACGGTTTCGTTCCTTAATAAACGGGAGTGTGGCGGGTAATTCGGGGCGCTCCGACACGGAGCGCCGCCAATTACCAAGTCGCAATTCCATGCCGTCGGCGAAACGACGCGGATGCTTTCCGGCTATCGCGCTGAACGTGAGGGACAATTCGACGCGAGCACCGAGGGCCGATTTCGCCGCACCGATACCGGTGCGGCGATCGACGCAAAGGGGTTGATCAACCGGGCAATGATTCGGCCTAGCCGCACGGCGCTGACGGCGATTTTCCGTCTTGATCCGGGGGAGCGAAGCCCGCGTTTTTGGCATTTCGGCCGACGAGATCGACCAGCCAGGCACATAGTCGGGGGTCTGCGGCGGCGCTCGCTGTTCGCGGCGGCATCTCGTCAAAGGTCCGCCCGTTCAAAAGCCTCCCGGTCTTGGACTTCTGCACGCCTCCCCACTGTTTGAAGAAGAACGGAATGCCGGCGGCTTGGCATTGCTCTTGAATCCTCACGACCCATGACTCGTCCATCGGGCGGGCGCCGGCGCCGCTTTCGCCGCCGACGATGACCCAGTGAATGCCCGTGAGGTCGAGATCGCCCAAGTCCTCGAGGAGCGGCTCGATCGAGAGAAATCGTACCGCAGCAGGCGCATCGCGGAGGGCGTCGATTCTGGGGAGGCCGTACTTGCGGTCCTCGACGCTGACTCCCCACCAGATATGGTCTGCGGCAGCGACGTCCTCCGGCTGCGTACGCAGAAAGTCGCGCAGGCGTTCGGCCCGTTTGGTCAGCACCTGATAGGTGTGCCAGTCGGCCCACTGCATGACTCGGACGACTAGTTCCACATAGGTGTCGGGGACTCCCGCTTGAAATAGATCGCTCATCGAGTTGACGAAGATGGTCTTGGGCTTGCGCCATTTCAGCGGCTCTGCGAGCTTCTCGGGCACGAGGCGCAGATCAAAGCCCTGCTCGTAGGGATGCCCTTTGACGCCGCGGAACCGTTCGGCGAACGTTGCGGCATAACAGTGCGTGCAGCCGGGGCTGATCTTCTTACAGCCGCGGACGGGATTCCAAGTAGCTTCGGTCCATTCGATTTTGGAATTGGCGCTCATGGTGGCTCCTAACAGGTGGATTGGAATTCGGAAACGCGATGACCACCGGTTCGTGACCGCGACTCTTGTGCGGGATCCGGACGGACCGCTGCACAAAAGATCTGTCGCAATCCCGGGCGGCCAGCGAAATCGACCCCCCGACGCGGCGACAGAATCAGTGGGCTGCGAAAGGGATTACGGACACTGGTTGGACGATTTGCTGGTCGCCCAACCAGCGCGTGGGTGAGGTCAGTCCTCGGCGCCTGCGAGGAGGCGGCCGGGATCGGCGACGCGACGAGTGCCATACGAGCCTCGGCGAGTCAATTTGGAAGTCGAAGGACGATCCGCACGCCGGGAGGCATCGTTTGGGCCTGGCCGGTGAGTGCCTCGACGTTGGGCAATGGAACGTGGCACGCCGTGCGTTGAACGTGGCCGCAGAGGACCGTCAAGTTACACTCGGGCTTCTCCTGCATTTCAGCCTCGACGAGTTCGCCAGCTAACGGGGAGGCTAGCAGTGGGACATCAGGATAATTGCTGGACACGTCGTCGATATCGGAGAGGGCTGGCCAGAGCGGCAATTGGGTCAGCAACAGGACAATTGGGAATTGCCGCGCTGCTTGGGAAAGCATGAAAATCAGTTCGACGGATGCTTTGACAGCGGCACTATCTGGCCGCTGGGACAGTCTGTGGCAGTCAGCGCAGCGAGTCGGGATGCGAGCGTCTCGTTTGAGGTTTTCCAGTTCGGGGGGCCATCGCTCAAAACTTGCTTCCGACCATCCGTCGTAGCCGACCAGGGCGACCGATTCCGTGAGCGCAATTGGCTGATCGCAGGCACCGACGTGCGTGATCGTGGGAGTGTCCGTGAGGTATTCCTTGAGTTCGCTGCGGATTTGATGGATCGAGTTGCAACGCGTGTGGTTGCCTACCGTGAAGTACAGCGGACAGCCGCCCACGTCGTATTGCAGTTGCTTCAAGAACTGAACCAGCTCGGACGCTTCGGCGAAATCCGTGTTTAGCAAAACTGATTTGGGCTTTGTTCGCCGAGTATTCTCAACGGCCTTTTGATAGTCCACTCCCTCACAGTTTTCGGTCCCAAAGGAATTGCGATGGATGTCGGTGATCCACGTTACGCGGTGACGTCGCTTTGACACGATCGGGCTCCTATTAAGAAAGAAGTGCGGGTTATTTGCGGCTGATGCTCATACAGAGCACGGCCCAATAACCTTGTCGCAATTCCGATCCGTCGGCGCAATTGAGAACGAACGGAACAAATGTTCGAAGGGGCTGCGAAGCGCGTCGGAATCGGGAAACCGCCCGGCCGCGGCTGCAAGGCAACGCGCAAGTCGTTTGATGGGAGCGCTTGGGGGTCCCGAAGGCTTCAGAGTCGTCTGGGTTATCCCAGCATGGG
The DNA window shown above is from Pirellulales bacterium and carries:
- a CDS encoding DUF932 domain-containing protein; the encoded protein is MTNLLRANQELFRRTPDECFESLDELAAYCQRQKEKSQDRWEAPANFNAVVGSSGQLSLAVGTDGACLMNDWSFGQLCRLAGVAKDTVNRLRPETACQVFSETLPRSNRPLQLFTQGDLIRSIHGSGYTRLHDADVIQMLRETAVGFEPPQKAFNGATGLYAGEQDLFCFLIDPLGWTEIEDEAFAPGFFVWNSEVGRRSFGVQTFWLQAVCQNHIVWDAVEVVEFSRKHTASVTASLDEMRRLVEALVQKRDERKDAFVKVVAKSMKESLGEDADEVLKALAGHGINRALAKQALEIARQRGRFTIFSLVDALTRLSGEIKYAGDRLDFD
- a CDS encoding phage Gp37/Gp68 family protein, which translates into the protein MSANSKIEWTEATWNPVRGCKKISPGCTHCYAATFAERFRGVKGHPYEQGFDLRLVPEKLAEPLKWRKPKTIFVNSMSDLFQAGVPDTYVELVVRVMQWADWHTYQVLTKRAERLRDFLRTQPEDVAAADHIWWGVSVEDRKYGLPRIDALRDAPAAVRFLSIEPLLEDLGDLDLTGIHWVIVGGESGAGARPMDESWVVRIQEQCQAAGIPFFFKQWGGVQKSKTGRLLNGRTFDEMPPRTASAAADPRLCAWLVDLVGRNAKNAGFAPPDQDGKSPSAPCG